The Collimonas fungivorans Ter331 genome has a segment encoding these proteins:
- a CDS encoding STAS domain-containing protein: protein MFRPSHSLTVGNAKVTLEEGLRAIAGGETEIDLGDVVAVDSAAVATLLAWQCAALNQGLNLHFSSLPANLESLIDLYGVAELLAPAGVTVAASTLHH from the coding sequence ATGTTTAGACCATCTCACTCGCTTACTGTCGGCAACGCCAAAGTCACTCTGGAAGAGGGCTTGCGCGCGATCGCCGGGGGCGAGACCGAGATCGACCTGGGCGACGTGGTGGCGGTCGATTCGGCCGCCGTCGCTACCTTGCTGGCTTGGCAATGTGCAGCCCTGAACCAGGGGCTGAACCTGCATTTCTCCAGTTTGCCCGCCAACCTGGAAAGCCTGATCGATTTATACGGCGTGGCAGAGTTGCTGGCGCCTGCCGGCGTGACTGTTGCCGCCAGTACACTGCATCATTGA
- a CDS encoding ABC transporter ATP-binding protein, whose protein sequence is MAAIQITNVKKRYQSLQALDGVSLTIEEGEFFGLLGPNGAGKTTLISIIAGLNRPDSGNVTIHGHDVVSDYRAARRNLGVVPQELVFDPFFTVRETLRIQSGYYGLKNNDKWIDEVMENLDLTNKADTNMRALSGGMKRRVLVAQALVHKPPVIVLDEPTAGVDVELRQTLWRFISRLNREGHTVVLTTHYLEEAQEQCNRIAMLKLGQVVALDSTSALIKRIAGSQLLVNLSSGSLPAALQPLVLHADGSKFALRVNEYADVEPILGALRHAGAVIEDMQLQQADLEDVFLQIMDSKVSASGFNVFADEYSAGGVK, encoded by the coding sequence ATGGCGGCCATCCAGATCACCAATGTCAAGAAGCGTTACCAGTCCCTACAGGCGCTGGATGGCGTTTCCTTGACCATCGAAGAAGGCGAATTCTTCGGTTTGCTGGGCCCTAACGGCGCCGGCAAGACCACCTTGATTTCGATCATCGCCGGCCTCAACCGGCCCGATTCAGGCAACGTCACGATCCACGGCCACGATGTCGTCAGCGATTACCGCGCCGCGCGCCGCAATCTCGGCGTGGTGCCGCAAGAACTGGTGTTCGATCCGTTTTTCACGGTGCGCGAAACCTTGCGCATCCAGTCCGGCTATTACGGCTTGAAGAACAACGACAAGTGGATCGACGAGGTGATGGAAAACCTCGACCTGACCAACAAGGCCGACACCAACATGCGCGCGCTGTCGGGCGGCATGAAGCGGCGCGTGCTGGTGGCGCAGGCGCTGGTGCACAAGCCGCCGGTGATCGTGCTGGACGAGCCGACCGCCGGCGTCGACGTCGAACTGCGGCAGACCCTGTGGCGCTTCATTTCGCGCCTCAACCGCGAAGGCCACACCGTGGTCCTGACCACGCACTACCTGGAAGAAGCGCAAGAGCAGTGCAACCGCATCGCCATGCTCAAGCTGGGGCAGGTGGTGGCGCTCGATTCCACCTCGGCGCTGATCAAGCGCATCGCCGGTTCGCAATTGCTGGTCAACCTGTCCAGCGGCAGCTTGCCGGCGGCGCTGCAGCCTTTGGTGCTGCATGCCGACGGCAGCAAGTTTGCGTTGCGGGTCAACGAATATGCCGATGTCGAACCGATCCTCGGCGCCTTGCGCCATGCCGGCGCGGTGATCGAGGACATGCAGCTGCAGCAGGCCGACCTGGAAGACGTGTTCCTGCAGATCATGGACAGCAAGGTCAGCGCCAGCGGGTTTAATGTCTTTGCCGACGAATACAGCGCGGGCGGTGTCAAATGA
- a CDS encoding ABC transporter permease, producing MIGFQTLFYKEVLRFWKVATQTIGAPILTAMLYLLIFGHTLKDHIEVYPGVQYTAFLIPGLVMMSVLQNAFANTSSSLTQSKMTGNLVFVLLTPLSHWELYGAYVLASVVRGVAVGLGVFVITAWFGNLSFVAPWWIVIFAFLGAALLGTMGLIAGVWADKFDQLAVFQNFLIMPATFLAGVFYSIKSLPPFWQAVSHLNPFFYMIDGFRYGFFGQSDINPLISLLIICIFLALLSAVAVQMLKRGYKLRH from the coding sequence ATGATCGGTTTCCAGACCCTGTTCTATAAAGAGGTGCTGCGCTTCTGGAAAGTGGCGACGCAAACCATTGGCGCGCCTATCCTGACGGCGATGCTGTACCTGCTGATTTTCGGCCATACCCTGAAAGACCACATCGAGGTCTATCCCGGCGTGCAGTACACCGCGTTCCTGATCCCCGGCCTGGTGATGATGAGCGTGTTGCAAAATGCCTTCGCCAATACCTCGTCATCGTTGACACAGTCGAAAATGACCGGCAATCTGGTGTTCGTCCTGCTGACGCCGCTGTCGCACTGGGAACTGTACGGCGCTTATGTGCTGGCCTCGGTGGTGCGCGGCGTAGCGGTCGGCCTGGGCGTGTTTGTCATCACCGCCTGGTTCGGCAACCTGTCTTTCGTGGCGCCGTGGTGGATCGTGATTTTCGCCTTCCTGGGGGCGGCGCTGCTGGGCACCATGGGTCTGATCGCCGGCGTCTGGGCCGACAAGTTCGACCAGCTGGCGGTGTTCCAGAATTTCCTGATCATGCCGGCGACCTTTCTTGCCGGCGTGTTTTATTCGATCAAATCGTTGCCGCCGTTTTGGCAGGCCGTATCGCATTTGAATCCGTTCTTTTATATGATAGACGGATTCCGCTACGGCTTTTTCGGGCAGTCAGACATCAACCCGCTGATCAGCCTGCTGATCATCTGCATATTCCTGGCGTTGCTGTCGGCGGTAGCGGTGCAGATGCTGAAGCGCGGCTATAAGCTAAGACACTGA
- a CDS encoding BolA family protein, with protein sequence MFPTPDLVKSYIAAGLDCSHLDVEGDGQHFKAVIVSAAFAGKRPIQRHQIVYAALGDRMREEIHALSMKTLTPEEFQENK encoded by the coding sequence ATGTTCCCTACACCCGATCTCGTTAAAAGTTACATCGCCGCCGGCCTCGACTGTTCGCACCTGGATGTCGAAGGCGACGGCCAGCATTTCAAGGCGGTGATCGTGTCGGCCGCGTTTGCCGGCAAACGTCCGATACAGCGCCACCAGATCGTCTATGCGGCGCTGGGCGACCGCATGCGCGAAGAAATCCATGCCTTGTCGATGAAGACACTGACGCCGGAAGAATTTCAAGAGAACAAATGA
- the murA gene encoding UDP-N-acetylglucosamine 1-carboxyvinyltransferase: MDKLLIQGGNRLSGEITISGAKNAALPILCAGLLTADQLQLSNVPNLHDVSTILKLLRQMGLKATQDGHFVTLQGDAITNLEAPYEMVKTMRASILVLGPLLARFGEARVSLPGGCGIGSRPVDQHIKGLQAMGAEISIEAGYIHAKAKKLKGTRVVTDMITVTGTENLLMAATLADGETVLENAAREPEVTDLANLLVAMGAKIDGIGTDRLTIQGVDKLHGAEHAVIADRIETGTFLCAVAATGGDVMLKNTRSHILDAVLDKLREAGVILTSGDDWIRVQMAARPKAVSFRTTEYPGFPTDMQAQFMSMNSIAEGTSHVTETIFENRFMHVQEMNRLGAAIDVQGNTAIIKGVDKLVGAPVMATDLRASASLVISGLVAQGQTLIERVYHLDRGYDQMECKLSAVGANIERIK, encoded by the coding sequence ATGGATAAATTATTGATACAAGGCGGTAACCGCCTTTCCGGCGAGATCACCATTTCCGGCGCAAAAAATGCGGCGCTGCCTATCCTGTGCGCCGGTTTGCTTACCGCCGACCAGCTGCAGCTGAGCAACGTGCCCAACCTGCACGATGTGTCGACCATCCTCAAGCTGCTGCGCCAGATGGGATTGAAAGCGACCCAGGATGGCCATTTCGTGACCTTGCAAGGCGACGCCATCACCAACCTCGAAGCGCCTTATGAAATGGTGAAAACCATGCGCGCATCGATCCTGGTGCTGGGCCCGCTGCTGGCGCGTTTCGGCGAAGCACGGGTATCGCTGCCGGGCGGCTGCGGCATCGGCTCGCGTCCGGTTGACCAGCACATCAAGGGCCTGCAGGCGATGGGCGCCGAGATTTCGATCGAAGCCGGCTACATTCATGCCAAGGCCAAGAAGCTCAAGGGCACACGCGTGGTGACCGACATGATCACCGTCACCGGTACTGAAAACCTGCTGATGGCCGCAACCCTTGCCGACGGCGAAACGGTCCTGGAAAACGCTGCGCGCGAACCGGAAGTCACCGACCTCGCCAACCTGCTGGTGGCGATGGGCGCGAAGATCGACGGCATCGGCACCGACCGCCTGACGATCCAGGGCGTCGACAAGCTGCACGGCGCCGAGCATGCAGTGATCGCCGACCGTATCGAGACCGGCACCTTCCTGTGCGCGGTAGCGGCTACCGGCGGCGACGTCATGCTGAAAAACACCCGCAGCCATATCCTCGACGCCGTGCTGGACAAGCTGCGCGAAGCGGGCGTGATCCTGACTTCCGGCGACGACTGGATCCGCGTGCAGATGGCAGCGCGGCCGAAGGCGGTCAGTTTCCGCACCACCGAATACCCGGGTTTCCCGACCGACATGCAAGCGCAGTTCATGTCCATGAACAGCATTGCCGAGGGCACCAGCCATGTCACCGAAACGATCTTTGAAAACCGTTTCATGCACGTGCAGGAAATGAACCGCCTCGGCGCCGCCATCGATGTGCAGGGCAATACCGCCATCATCAAGGGCGTCGACAAGCTGGTCGGCGCGCCGGTGATGGCGACCGACCTGCGCGCTTCCGCTTCGCTGGTGATTTCCGGCCTGGTGGCGCAAGGCCAGACCCTGATCGAACGCGTCTACCACCTGGACCGCGGCTATGACCAGATGGAGTGCAAGCTGTCGGCAGTCGGCGCCAACATCGAAAGAATCAAATGA
- the hisG gene encoding ATP phosphoribosyltransferase: protein MSQKLTLALSKGRIFEETLPLLKAAGIEVTEDPETSRKLILATNDPQVNVIIVRASDVPTYVQYGAADFGVAGKDVLLEHGGEGLYQPIDLDIAKCRMSVAVSAGFDYASAIRQGARLRVATKYLLTAREHFAAKGMHVDLIKLYGSMELAPLVGLADAIVDLVSTGGTLRANKLVEVEHIMDISSRLVVNQAALKLKRERLQPILEAFEKASIQ from the coding sequence ATGAGCCAGAAGCTGACCCTGGCGTTGTCGAAAGGCCGCATCTTTGAAGAGACCTTGCCGCTGCTGAAGGCCGCCGGCATCGAGGTCACCGAAGATCCGGAAACCTCGCGCAAGCTGATCCTGGCGACCAACGATCCGCAGGTCAACGTGATCATCGTGCGCGCTTCCGACGTACCGACTTACGTGCAATACGGCGCCGCCGATTTCGGCGTGGCCGGCAAGGATGTGCTGCTGGAACATGGCGGCGAGGGACTGTACCAGCCGATCGACCTGGATATTGCCAAGTGCCGCATGTCAGTGGCGGTCTCGGCCGGCTTCGACTACGCCAGCGCGATCCGCCAGGGCGCGCGTCTGCGGGTCGCCACCAAATACCTGCTGACCGCGCGCGAGCACTTCGCCGCCAAGGGCATGCACGTCGACCTGATCAAGCTGTACGGTTCGATGGAACTGGCGCCGCTGGTCGGGCTGGCGGATGCGATCGTCGACCTGGTCAGCACCGGCGGCACCTTGCGCGCCAACAAGCTGGTTGAAGTCGAACACATCATGGATATCTCATCGCGGCTGGTGGTGAATCAGGCCGCCTTGAAACTGAAGCGCGAACGCTTGCAGCCGATCCTGGAAGCTTTTGAAAAAGCTTCGATTCAATAA
- the hisD gene encoding histidinol dehydrogenase — MIAIRKLDAGLPDFQAHLTALLAFEASEDEAIDQAAARILADVKARGDAAVLEYTNRFDRLSANSVSLLEIGQQELQAALAELSPERRGALQTAADRVRSYHQRQKIECGSDGFSYTEADGTVLGQKVTPLDRVGIYVPGGKAAYPSSVLMNAIPAKVAGVQEIIMVVPTPDGVKNPLVLAAAAIAGVDRVFTIGGAQAVAALAYGTATIPQVDKIVGPGNAYVAAAKRRVFGTVGIDMIAGPSEILVICDGTTDPDWIAMDLFSQAEHDELAQSILLCPDAAYIAAVEASINRQLPLMPRQEVIRTSLVNRGALVKVRDMEHACEIANHIAAEHLEISAENPQHWADRIRHAGAMFLGRFSSEALGDYCAGPNHVLPTSRTARFSSPLGVYDFQKRSSIINISEAGAQTLGQVAAELAYGEGLQAHARSAEYRLKDKPQ, encoded by the coding sequence ATGATAGCAATCAGAAAACTCGATGCAGGACTGCCGGATTTCCAGGCGCACCTGACTGCGCTGCTGGCTTTCGAGGCCAGCGAAGACGAAGCCATCGACCAGGCTGCCGCGCGCATCCTGGCTGACGTCAAGGCGCGCGGCGACGCCGCCGTGCTGGAATACACCAACCGTTTCGACCGCCTCAGCGCCAACAGCGTCAGCCTGCTCGAAATTGGCCAGCAGGAACTGCAGGCGGCGCTGGCTGAACTGTCTCCCGAACGCCGCGGCGCCTTGCAGACTGCGGCCGACCGCGTGCGCAGCTACCACCAGCGCCAGAAAATCGAATGCGGTTCGGACGGCTTCAGTTACACCGAAGCCGACGGCACCGTGCTGGGGCAGAAAGTCACGCCGCTGGACCGCGTCGGCATCTATGTCCCCGGCGGCAAGGCGGCTTATCCTTCGTCGGTGCTGATGAATGCGATCCCGGCCAAGGTCGCCGGCGTGCAGGAAATCATCATGGTGGTGCCGACTCCGGACGGCGTCAAGAATCCGCTGGTGCTGGCCGCCGCGGCTATCGCCGGCGTCGACCGCGTGTTTACCATCGGCGGCGCGCAAGCGGTGGCGGCGCTGGCCTACGGCACTGCCACCATTCCCCAGGTCGACAAGATTGTCGGTCCCGGCAACGCCTATGTCGCGGCGGCCAAACGGCGCGTGTTCGGCACGGTCGGCATCGACATGATCGCCGGGCCCTCGGAAATCCTGGTGATCTGCGACGGCACTACCGATCCCGACTGGATCGCGATGGATCTGTTTTCGCAAGCCGAGCACGATGAACTGGCGCAATCGATCCTGCTGTGTCCGGACGCGGCGTATATTGCCGCCGTCGAAGCCAGCATCAACCGCCAGCTGCCGCTGATGCCGCGCCAGGAAGTGATCCGCACCTCGTTGGTCAACCGCGGCGCGCTGGTGAAAGTGCGCGACATGGAGCATGCCTGCGAGATCGCCAACCACATTGCCGCCGAGCACCTGGAAATTTCCGCTGAAAATCCGCAGCACTGGGCCGACCGCATCCGCCATGCCGGCGCCATGTTCCTCGGCCGGTTTTCGTCGGAAGCCTTGGGCGATTACTGCGCCGGTCCGAACCACGTGCTGCCGACTTCGCGCACCGCGCGTTTTTCGTCGCCGCTCGGCGTCTACGATTTCCAGAAACGCTCCAGCATCATCAACATCAGCGAGGCCGGCGCCCAGACCCTGGGCCAGGTCGCGGCGGAACTGGCGTACGGCGAAGGCTTGCAGGCGCATGCCCGGTCCGCCGAATACCGCTTGAAAGACAAGCCGCAATGA
- a CDS encoding DNA-methyltransferase yields MNNDWIDRVFGEDALQGLQRIPDGSVDLLLADPPYGLGKDYGNDSDKLDTAAYLRWTEEWIDAALPKLKPNGSLYIFLTWRFSPEIFVMLKQRMIMNNEIIWDRRVPSMGGGTRRFSSVHDTIGFFACAKDYYFDLDAIRIPYDAETKKARSRSIFVGAKWLELGYNPKDVWSVSRLHREHRERADHPTQKPLEIVERMIKASCPPGGIVLDPFMGSGTTAVAARRCGRRFVGFELNPEYCALIEQRLAQLDGQTPGERPLAERSA; encoded by the coding sequence ATGAACAACGACTGGATCGACCGTGTCTTTGGCGAGGACGCCCTGCAAGGCCTGCAGCGCATCCCGGACGGCTCAGTCGACCTGCTGCTGGCCGATCCGCCTTACGGCCTGGGCAAGGATTACGGCAACGATTCCGACAAGCTCGACACCGCGGCTTACTTGCGCTGGACCGAAGAATGGATAGACGCCGCCTTGCCGAAACTGAAACCCAACGGCAGCCTCTACATTTTCCTGACCTGGCGCTTCTCGCCCGAAATTTTTGTCATGCTCAAGCAGCGCATGATCATGAACAACGAAATCATCTGGGACCGGCGGGTGCCTTCGATGGGCGGCGGCACCCGGCGCTTTTCCTCGGTGCACGACACGATAGGCTTCTTTGCCTGTGCCAAGGACTATTACTTCGACCTCGACGCCATCCGCATTCCCTACGACGCCGAAACCAAGAAGGCCCGTTCGCGCTCGATTTTTGTCGGCGCCAAGTGGCTGGAGCTGGGCTATAACCCGAAAGACGTCTGGAGCGTCTCGCGCCTGCACCGCGAACATCGCGAGCGGGCCGACCATCCGACCCAAAAGCCGCTGGAAATCGTGGAACGCATGATCAAGGCGTCCTGCCCGCCGGGCGGGATCGTGCTCGATCCTTTCATGGGCAGCGGCACCACGGCAGTGGCGGCGCGCCGCTGCGGACGCCGCTTTGTCGGCTTTGAGCTCAACCCCGAGTATTGCGCGCTGATCGAGCAGCGGCTGGCGCAGCTCGACGGCCAGACCCCCGGCGAACGGCCGCTGGCTGAGCGTTCGGCTTGA
- the hisB gene encoding imidazoleglycerol-phosphate dehydratase HisB, with the protein MSTPRTASITRNTNETQIRVSINLDGSGQQKLNTGVPFLDHMLDQIARHGLIDLDIEANGDLHIDAHHTVEDVGITLGQAFAKAIGDKKGIRRYGHAYVPLDEALSRVVIDFSGRPGLEFHVPFKRAMIGGFDVDLTHEFFQGFVNHALVSLHIDNLRGENAHHQCETVFKAFGRALRMAAELDPRSAGTIPSTKGSL; encoded by the coding sequence ATGTCTACGCCTCGAACTGCATCGATCACGCGCAATACCAACGAGACGCAAATCCGCGTCTCCATCAATCTGGACGGCAGCGGCCAGCAAAAGCTCAATACCGGCGTGCCGTTCCTCGACCACATGCTGGACCAGATTGCACGGCATGGCCTGATCGACCTCGATATCGAAGCCAATGGCGACCTGCATATCGACGCCCACCACACGGTGGAAGACGTCGGCATTACCTTGGGGCAAGCGTTCGCCAAGGCCATCGGCGACAAGAAGGGCATCCGCCGCTACGGCCATGCCTATGTGCCGCTGGATGAAGCGCTGTCGCGCGTAGTGATCGATTTTTCCGGCCGTCCCGGCCTGGAATTCCATGTACCGTTCAAGCGCGCCATGATCGGCGGCTTCGACGTCGACCTGACCCACGAATTTTTCCAGGGTTTTGTCAATCATGCACTGGTGTCTTTGCATATCGACAACCTGCGCGGCGAAAACGCCCATCATCAATGCGAAACCGTCTTCAAAGCGTTTGGCCGGGCGTTGCGCATGGCCGCAGAACTGGATCCGCGTTCCGCCGGCACCATTCCTTCGACCAAGGGCAGCCTTTAA
- the hisH gene encoding imidazole glycerol phosphate synthase subunit HisH, translating to MNKIVVVDYGMGNLRSVAQALRQVAPEAEVLISGTIADIQSADRLVLPGQGAMPDCMRSLRESGLQEVLLEAARNKPLLGVCVGEQMLFDLSEEGNTAGLGLLPGKVLRFRLDGRLQDDGSRFKVPQMGWNRVRQAQSHPLWHGIADQDYFYFVHSYYAAPADAAHTFGETEYGAAFSCAVGRDNIFATQFHPEKSASAGLQLYKNFVQWKP from the coding sequence ATGAACAAAATTGTTGTGGTTGACTATGGCATGGGCAACTTGCGCTCGGTGGCGCAAGCCCTGCGCCAGGTGGCGCCGGAAGCCGAGGTCCTGATCTCCGGCACGATTGCCGATATCCAGTCCGCCGACCGCCTGGTCTTGCCAGGGCAGGGCGCAATGCCGGACTGCATGCGCAGCCTGCGCGAATCAGGATTGCAGGAAGTGCTGCTGGAAGCGGCGCGCAACAAGCCGCTGCTGGGTGTCTGCGTCGGCGAACAGATGTTGTTCGACCTGAGCGAAGAGGGCAATACCGCAGGCCTGGGCTTGTTGCCCGGCAAGGTGCTGCGCTTCCGCCTGGACGGCCGGCTGCAGGACGACGGCTCGCGTTTCAAGGTGCCGCAGATGGGCTGGAACCGAGTGCGCCAGGCGCAGTCTCATCCGCTCTGGCACGGTATTGCCGACCAGGATTATTTTTATTTCGTCCATAGTTATTACGCAGCGCCGGCCGATGCCGCGCATACCTTCGGCGAGACTGAGTACGGTGCGGCGTTTAGCTGCGCGGTCGGTCGTGATAATATTTTCGCGACGCAGTTCCATCCGGAGAAAAGCGCCAGCGCCGGCTTGCAGCTGTACAAGAATTTCGTGCAATGGAAACCTTGA
- the hisA gene encoding 1-(5-phosphoribosyl)-5-[(5-phosphoribosylamino)methylideneamino]imidazole-4-carboxamide isomerase: MLLIPAIDLKDGHCVRLKQGDMDQATVFSDDPGEMARHWLMQGARRLHLVDLNGAFAGKPKNEPAVKAIIKAVREFAILNGVEEIPVQLGGGIRDLDTIERYLDDGLSYIIIGTAAVKNPGFLHDACSAFPGQIIVGLDAKDGKVATDGWSKLSGHEVIDLAKKFEDYGCASIVYTDIGRDGMMGGVNIEATVKLAQSMTIPVIASGGVHNVKDVEALCAVQDEGIEAVICGRSIYEGTLDLRSAQERADELSDEFIEDEGLSEQPDADQP, encoded by the coding sequence ATGCTGCTGATACCTGCCATCGACCTCAAAGACGGTCACTGCGTACGCCTGAAACAGGGCGATATGGACCAAGCCACCGTGTTTTCCGACGATCCGGGCGAAATGGCCCGCCATTGGCTGATGCAAGGCGCGCGCCGCCTGCACCTGGTCGACCTGAACGGCGCGTTCGCCGGCAAGCCGAAGAACGAGCCTGCGGTCAAAGCCATCATCAAGGCGGTGCGCGAATTCGCCATACTCAACGGCGTAGAGGAAATCCCGGTGCAGCTGGGCGGCGGCATCCGTGACCTGGACACCATCGAACGCTACCTGGACGACGGCCTGAGCTACATCATCATCGGCACCGCCGCGGTCAAGAATCCGGGATTCCTGCATGATGCCTGCAGCGCCTTCCCGGGCCAGATCATCGTCGGCCTCGACGCCAAGGACGGCAAGGTCGCCACCGACGGCTGGAGCAAGCTGTCCGGCCACGAAGTGATCGACCTCGCCAAGAAATTCGAAGACTACGGCTGCGCCTCGATCGTGTACACCGACATCGGCCGCGACGGCATGATGGGCGGCGTCAACATCGAAGCCACCGTCAAGCTGGCGCAAAGCATGACCATCCCGGTGATCGCTTCCGGCGGCGTGCACAACGTCAAGGATGTCGAAGCGCTGTGCGCGGTGCAGGACGAAGGCATCGAGGCAGTGATTTGCGGCCGTTCGATCTACGAAGGCACGCTCGACCTGCGTTCGGCGCAGGAGCGCGCTGACGAACTGAGCGACGAATTCATCGAAGACGAAGGCCTGTCCGAGCAGCCCGACGCTGACCAGCCATGA
- the hisF gene encoding imidazole glycerol phosphate synthase subunit HisF, whose product MTLAKRIIPCLDVTNGRVVKGVNFLELRDAGDPVEIARRYDQQGADEITFLDITASSDGRDLILPIIEAVASQVFIPLTVGGGVRVVEDVRRLLNAGADKVGINTSAVTNPQLVADAAAKYGSQCIVVAIDAKQVAPGKWEVFTHGGRKATGLDAIEWAQKMEQLGAGEILLTSMDRDGTKVGFDLALTSSVSNAVTIPVIASGGVGGLQDLADGIKIGRADAVLAASIFHYGQHTVQEAKQFMAAQQIPMRLA is encoded by the coding sequence ATGACGCTCGCCAAACGCATCATTCCCTGTCTCGACGTGACCAATGGCCGCGTGGTCAAGGGCGTCAATTTCCTCGAGCTGCGCGACGCCGGCGATCCGGTCGAGATTGCCCGCCGCTACGACCAGCAGGGCGCCGATGAAATTACCTTCCTCGACATTACCGCTTCCTCCGACGGCCGCGACCTGATCCTGCCGATCATCGAAGCGGTCGCCTCGCAGGTATTCATTCCGCTGACGGTGGGCGGCGGCGTGCGCGTGGTGGAAGATGTGCGGCGTTTGCTGAACGCGGGCGCCGACAAGGTCGGCATCAATACCTCCGCAGTCACCAATCCGCAGCTGGTGGCGGATGCCGCCGCCAAGTACGGATCGCAATGCATCGTGGTCGCCATCGACGCCAAGCAGGTCGCGCCTGGCAAGTGGGAAGTATTCACCCACGGCGGCCGCAAGGCCACCGGCCTGGATGCAATCGAATGGGCGCAAAAGATGGAGCAGCTGGGTGCGGGCGAAATCCTGCTCACCAGCATGGACCGCGACGGCACCAAGGTCGGTTTCGACTTGGCCTTGACCAGCAGCGTCTCCAACGCCGTGACGATCCCGGTGATTGCCTCCGGCGGCGTCGGCGGTTTGCAGGACCTGGCTGACGGCATCAAGATCGGCCGCGCCGATGCGGTGCTGGCGGCCAGCATTTTCCACTATGGTCAACAT